A stretch of Catenulispora sp. GP43 DNA encodes these proteins:
- a CDS encoding sugar kinase, translating into MTTPDVVTIGETMAALRATGPVRLGAPMNLSVAGAESTVAIGLARLGHRSCWIGRVGDDEFGALVLRTLLAEGVDVSHAHIDGEGRPTGLLARERRIGGLIQVSYYRGGSAGSALCPEDVLPALSPGVRLLHLTGITPALSPTCAEAALAAAREARELGITVSLDVNYRSRLWSAQRARETLLPLTRLADILIASADELHLVCADPVLEEKALVDALLTEGTRELVLTRGGNGADVFTTAASAHAEAHQVPVVDVVGAGDAFVAGYLSGLLDGLDLDRRLRRAVAAGAFAVAAEGDWEGLPTRDSLALLDHPSGTTLR; encoded by the coding sequence GTGACCACGCCGGACGTCGTCACCATCGGCGAGACCATGGCGGCGCTGCGCGCCACCGGTCCGGTCCGGCTCGGCGCACCGATGAACCTCTCCGTCGCCGGAGCCGAATCCACCGTCGCCATCGGCCTGGCCCGTCTCGGGCACCGCTCGTGCTGGATCGGGCGGGTCGGCGACGACGAGTTCGGCGCCTTGGTTCTCCGAACCCTGCTCGCCGAAGGAGTCGACGTCAGCCACGCCCACATCGACGGCGAAGGCCGACCCACCGGCCTGCTGGCACGCGAAAGACGTATAGGCGGCCTGATCCAGGTCTCCTACTACCGTGGCGGGTCGGCGGGATCAGCCCTGTGCCCCGAGGACGTGCTGCCCGCCTTGTCGCCCGGAGTCCGCCTTCTGCATCTGACCGGGATCACCCCGGCGCTGAGCCCGACCTGTGCCGAAGCCGCCTTGGCCGCGGCCCGTGAAGCACGCGAACTCGGCATCACCGTCAGCCTGGATGTGAACTACCGCTCCAGATTGTGGTCAGCGCAGCGCGCACGGGAAACGCTGCTGCCCCTGACCCGCCTGGCCGACATCCTGATCGCCTCCGCCGACGAACTGCACCTGGTCTGCGCGGATCCCGTGCTGGAAGAGAAGGCCCTGGTAGACGCGCTCCTGACCGAAGGCACCCGCGAACTCGTGCTCACTCGCGGCGGCAACGGGGCCGACGTGTTCACCACCGCGGCCAGCGCCCACGCCGAGGCGCACCAGGTGCCCGTGGTCGACGTGGTCGGCGCGGGCGACGCCTTCGTCGCCGGCTATCTGTCGGGCCTCCTGGACGGCCTGGACCTCGACCGGCGGCTCCGTCGCGCAGTGGCCGCCGGCGCCTTCGCCGTCGCCGCCGAAGGCGACTGGGAGGGCCTGCCCACCCGGGACAGCCTCGCACTGCTCGACCATCCGTCCGGCACCACCCTCCGCTGA
- a CDS encoding transposase codes for MIRGLLVRFYESAAASGLPEMERLANTVSTWWPQILVAITTGVTNAASEGVNRLIKTDARSAFGYRNPANQRLRARCATTRRARGHLSRRTSGRHSQPRRNV; via the coding sequence ATGATCCGCGGGCTGCTCGTCCGCTTCTACGAATCCGCCGCCGCCTCCGGCCTGCCAGAGATGGAACGTCTCGCGAACACCGTTTCCACCTGGTGGCCGCAGATCCTCGTCGCGATCACCACGGGCGTCACCAACGCCGCCTCCGAAGGCGTCAACCGCCTGATCAAGACTGACGCCCGCAGCGCGTTCGGCTACCGCAACCCCGCAAACCAGCGCCTGCGCGCCCGCTGCGCCACCACCCGCCGCGCCCGAGGGCACCTCAGCCGACGCACTAGCGGCCGTCACAGCCAGCCGCGAAGGAACGTGTGA
- a CDS encoding ISL3 family transposase — MRSKDSRRRVTGLNDDTATLLLGLDGVKVVSAEMDETGIPMLALVTACDAARCCPECGVRSSRSLGLVTTRPRDLPLAGRPTQLRWTKRRWACENSRCPRRSFTEALPTIPARTRLTSRLRASAGSAVADGGRTVIQSARDHEVSWPVVQAAFAVAAEAALPKTVPAVEHLGIDETRRGKAKFRLVAGPDGGEVWEVLADRWHVGFCDLSGGAGLLGQVEGRTAASVSAWIENQSQQWRAGVRVVAIDMCSVFKAAIRDSLPHAILVVDRFHVAQLANTALTEVRRRVTVQQRGRRGRKGNREWELRNRLTRSAARMHADHLDPMVEDLMALPKKIGVPILAAWNVKEDLMDLLALHGTGPTAP, encoded by the coding sequence ATGCGAAGCAAGGATAGTCGGCGAAGGGTCACGGGCTTGAACGACGATACGGCAACGCTGCTGCTTGGGCTGGACGGGGTGAAGGTCGTCTCGGCCGAGATGGACGAGACCGGGATTCCGATGCTGGCGCTGGTCACGGCGTGTGATGCAGCGCGGTGTTGCCCAGAATGCGGAGTCCGTTCGTCGCGGTCGCTGGGCCTGGTGACCACCAGGCCCCGGGATCTGCCGCTGGCCGGTCGGCCGACGCAGTTGCGGTGGACGAAGCGCCGGTGGGCCTGCGAGAACTCCCGGTGCCCTCGCCGGTCGTTCACCGAGGCGCTGCCGACGATCCCGGCAAGGACCCGATTGACCAGCCGTCTTCGCGCGTCAGCCGGGTCCGCGGTGGCAGATGGCGGTCGCACGGTGATCCAGTCCGCGCGAGATCACGAGGTCTCCTGGCCAGTGGTGCAGGCCGCGTTCGCTGTTGCCGCCGAGGCGGCGCTGCCGAAGACGGTCCCGGCCGTAGAGCATCTGGGCATTGATGAGACCCGCCGCGGCAAGGCGAAGTTCCGCCTGGTGGCAGGCCCGGACGGCGGCGAGGTCTGGGAAGTGCTGGCCGACCGGTGGCATGTCGGCTTTTGCGACCTGTCCGGCGGAGCCGGGCTCCTGGGACAGGTCGAGGGCCGCACCGCGGCCAGCGTCAGCGCCTGGATTGAGAATCAGAGCCAGCAGTGGCGGGCCGGGGTGCGGGTCGTGGCGATCGACATGTGCAGCGTGTTCAAGGCCGCCATCCGCGACAGCCTGCCGCACGCCATCTTGGTGGTGGACCGCTTTCATGTCGCCCAGCTGGCGAACACCGCGCTGACCGAGGTCCGTCGCCGGGTCACCGTGCAACAACGCGGCCGACGCGGCCGGAAGGGCAACCGCGAGTGGGAGTTGAGGAACCGGCTGACCCGCTCAGCCGCGCGGATGCACGCCGACCACCTAGATCCGATGGTGGAAGACCTGATGGCGCTGCCGAAGAAGATCGGCGTCCCGATCCTGGCCGCCTGGAATGTGAAGGAGGACCTGATGGACCTCCTCGCGCTGCACGGCACCGGCCCGACCGCGCCATGA
- a CDS encoding integrase core domain-containing protein, whose translation MAGLGVHVAASTVWEIIKDAGVEPAPRRGSVTWASFLRSQAEGIIAADFFTADLMDGAKVYVLAAIEHATRRIRILGSTLHPTGQWTTPMARDPVMDLEDAATTVKFLIRDRGSNFTEAFDSVLADAGIRTVLCNVRTPRMNAIMERWIGSVRRELLYRTPVWHHEHLRQILHDYEFHHNSHRPHMSLSGPAPLKPLPPNITDLDAFRIRRTHLAGGVINEYRPAA comes from the coding sequence TTGGCCGGCCTCGGCGTGCACGTCGCCGCCTCCACCGTTTGGGAGATCATCAAGGACGCCGGCGTCGAACCCGCCCCACGACGCGGTTCGGTGACTTGGGCGAGCTTCCTGCGGTCCCAAGCCGAAGGGATCATCGCCGCCGACTTCTTCACCGCCGACCTCATGGACGGCGCAAAGGTCTACGTCCTGGCTGCCATCGAGCATGCCACCCGTCGGATCCGCATCCTCGGCAGCACGCTCCATCCGACCGGCCAGTGGACCACACCGATGGCACGCGATCCGGTTATGGACCTTGAAGACGCCGCGACCACGGTGAAGTTCCTGATCCGCGACCGCGGCTCCAACTTCACCGAAGCCTTCGACTCTGTCCTGGCCGATGCAGGCATCCGTACCGTGCTGTGCAACGTGCGGACCCCGCGTATGAACGCGATCATGGAGCGCTGGATCGGCTCGGTCCGCCGGGAACTCCTTTACCGCACCCCAGTCTGGCACCACGAACATCTGCGCCAGATCCTGCACGACTACGAGTTCCACCACAACAGCCACCGGCCGCACATGAGCTTGTCCGGGCCCGCCCCGCTCAAGCCGCTGCCGCCGAACATCACCGACCTCGACGCCTTCCGTATCCGACGAACCCACCTCGCGGGTGGCGTCATCAACGAATACCGACCAGCCGCCTGA
- a CDS encoding GAF and ANTAR domain-containing protein has protein sequence MPLPPESGRELDQALQHAAVEHRRAARAAEIATRHEAQMLTAAEGMRAFHARMVVMHRQVEQQHRTAARIHTAHADRLRRWTEGTADPQQVQPGFMAAVAETLGASGAALTLFGPDDAETPAAASNPASRTAQRLEFTLGQGPARETVHLRRPVTAAGKQMAQAWPIYGPAVEKLGIRAVAAVPVTTVGAPLGALTVFDPPMAHGPDLETFLAAADTLAASLLTPWGAPGNEEPIGWPPLLDQHDSWAVVHQAVGMVSVQCRCGTADALALIRAHAFAENRPVDEVAADIVDRTLCLP, from the coding sequence ATGCCCCTGCCGCCTGAATCCGGCCGGGAACTCGACCAAGCACTGCAACACGCGGCAGTCGAGCACCGGCGAGCAGCCCGCGCCGCTGAGATCGCCACCCGGCACGAGGCACAGATGCTGACGGCCGCGGAAGGTATGCGGGCGTTCCACGCACGTATGGTGGTCATGCACCGGCAGGTGGAGCAACAGCATCGAACCGCGGCCCGGATCCACACCGCCCACGCCGACCGGCTGCGCCGGTGGACCGAGGGAACCGCCGATCCGCAGCAAGTCCAACCCGGGTTCATGGCGGCCGTCGCCGAGACCCTCGGCGCGTCGGGCGCAGCGCTCACCCTGTTCGGGCCCGATGATGCCGAGACCCCTGCGGCGGCCTCGAACCCGGCCAGCAGGACCGCCCAGCGTCTGGAGTTCACCCTCGGCCAGGGGCCGGCCCGTGAAACAGTCCATCTGCGCCGCCCGGTCACCGCGGCCGGGAAGCAGATGGCGCAGGCATGGCCCATCTACGGTCCCGCCGTGGAGAAACTGGGCATCCGTGCGGTCGCGGCCGTCCCCGTGACCACGGTCGGCGCCCCCCTCGGAGCCCTCACGGTCTTCGACCCGCCGATGGCCCACGGCCCGGACCTGGAGACCTTCCTAGCGGCCGCGGACACTCTGGCCGCGTCGCTGCTCACACCGTGGGGCGCACCCGGAAATGAGGAACCCATCGGCTGGCCGCCGCTTCTTGACCAGCACGATTCGTGGGCCGTGGTGCATCAGGCCGTCGGCATGGTGTCAGTGCAGTGTCGCTGCGGCACCGCGGATGCCCTCGCCCTGATCAGAGCGCACGCCTTCGCCGAGAACCGGCCAGTAGACGAAGTCGCAGCCGACATCGTCGACCGCACCCTGTGCCTACCCTGA
- a CDS encoding CheR family methyltransferase: MIGNGAAPAPEPGGDLEELLVFIRDARGFDFTGYKRSTLARRIRKRMADARIADYADYQDRLEADAEEFRALFNTILINVTSFFRDAEAWAHLQREILPELIAARGADEDIRVWSAGCSSGQEPYSLAILFAEVLGVEECVRRVKLYGTDVDEEALREARSGLYTAKALEPLAPELRDKYFEPNGAQFAFRPDLRRRVIFGRHDITRDAPISRLDLLVCRNTLMYFNAEAQSQIIDRFHFALREGGHLFLGKAEMLLSDAERFEVANMRQRIFRRRPGDAATPYHPAPLKMDGTTGTEVREASRKRQLRDLTLETSPNATIAVDPDGAIVLINAAARAQFGLTTYDLNRPFRDLEISYRPIELRSLIEQAETERHAVRVPAAERQLHDGDTQFLDIVIQPMSAADGQPVGVAVTFLDTTIATRLHNELARTRGDLEAAYDALQSTNEELETTNEELQSSIEELETTNEELQSTNEELETTNEELQSGNEELETMNEEMRIRSSELDEARSFLEGVLSSIAAGVVVLDADLRVRSWNRGAEDLWGLRSREVHLQPFFTLDFGLPTDEVRKVVAACQATGARSGPADVAAVNRIGRTILCSIACSPMDGGGVVLLMEDTGRG, from the coding sequence TTGATCGGGAACGGCGCCGCGCCCGCCCCGGAGCCGGGCGGCGACCTGGAGGAGCTGCTGGTCTTCATCCGCGATGCACGGGGGTTCGACTTCACCGGCTACAAGCGTTCCACCCTGGCCCGGCGGATCCGCAAGCGGATGGCCGACGCCCGCATCGCCGACTACGCCGACTACCAGGACCGGCTGGAGGCCGACGCCGAGGAGTTCCGGGCGCTGTTCAACACGATCCTGATCAACGTCACCAGCTTCTTCCGGGACGCCGAGGCCTGGGCCCACCTGCAGCGGGAGATCCTGCCCGAGCTGATCGCGGCGCGCGGGGCCGACGAAGACATCCGGGTGTGGAGCGCCGGGTGTTCCAGCGGCCAGGAGCCGTACTCCCTGGCGATCCTGTTCGCCGAGGTCCTCGGCGTCGAGGAGTGCGTCAGACGGGTCAAGCTCTACGGCACCGACGTCGACGAGGAGGCCCTGCGCGAGGCGCGCAGCGGCCTGTACACAGCCAAGGCCCTGGAGCCGCTGGCCCCGGAGCTGCGGGACAAGTACTTCGAGCCCAACGGCGCCCAGTTCGCGTTCCGCCCCGATCTGCGCCGCCGGGTCATCTTCGGACGGCACGACATCACCCGGGACGCCCCCATCTCCCGCCTGGACCTGCTGGTCTGCCGCAATACCCTGATGTACTTCAACGCCGAGGCCCAGTCGCAGATCATCGACCGGTTCCACTTCGCCCTGCGCGAAGGCGGCCACCTGTTCCTCGGCAAAGCCGAGATGCTGCTGTCCGACGCCGAGCGCTTCGAAGTCGCCAACATGCGCCAGCGGATCTTCCGGCGCCGCCCGGGCGACGCGGCGACCCCCTATCACCCGGCTCCGCTGAAGATGGACGGCACCACCGGCACCGAGGTCCGGGAGGCCAGCCGCAAGCGGCAGCTGCGCGATCTGACCTTGGAGACGTCGCCGAACGCGACCATCGCCGTGGACCCCGACGGCGCGATCGTCCTGATCAACGCTGCGGCCCGGGCGCAGTTCGGTCTCACCACCTACGACCTGAACCGGCCGTTCCGGGACCTGGAGATCTCCTACCGGCCGATCGAGCTGCGCTCGCTGATCGAACAGGCCGAGACCGAGCGACACGCGGTCCGGGTCCCCGCCGCCGAGCGGCAGCTGCACGACGGCGACACCCAATTCCTGGACATCGTCATCCAGCCGATGTCCGCCGCCGACGGCCAGCCGGTCGGCGTCGCGGTGACGTTCCTGGACACCACGATCGCGACAAGGCTGCACAACGAGCTCGCCCGCACCCGGGGGGACCTGGAGGCGGCCTACGACGCGCTGCAGTCCACGAATGAGGAGCTGGAGACCACCAACGAGGAACTCCAGTCCAGCATCGAGGAGCTGGAGACCACCAACGAGGAACTCCAGTCGACGAACGAGGAGCTGGAGACCACCAACGAGGAACTCCAGTCCGGCAACGAAGAACTGGAGACCATGAACGAGGAGATGCGGATCCGCTCCAGCGAACTGGACGAGGCCCGCAGCTTCCTGGAGGGCGTGCTGTCCAGCATCGCCGCCGGCGTCGTGGTACTGGATGCGGACCTGCGGGTGCGCAGCTGGAACCGGGGCGCGGAAGACCTGTGGGGGCTGCGCAGCCGCGAGGTCCACCTGCAGCCGTTCTTCACCCTGGACTTCGGCCTGCCGACCGACGAGGTCCGCAAAGTCGTCGCAGCCTGCCAGGCGACCGGCGCCCGGTCCGGGCCGGCGGACGTCGCCGCCGTAAACCGCATCGGCCGCACCATCCTGTGCTCGATCGCCTGCTCGCCGATGGACGGCGGCGGCGTCGTCCTGCTGATGGAGGACACCGGTCGCGGCTGA
- a CDS encoding chemotaxis protein CheB — translation MNGDVVQDASGSDGSDERYAVVAVAASAGGITALGVLLGALPVGFPVPVLVVQHLDPRHETVIAHVLGRSTQLPVKLAEAGELARPGTIYVAPPNRHLLVGAAGLLALSDSELVHFVRPSADLLFESVAGAYGARAIACVLTGTGKDGSMGVTAVKSRGGTVIAEDPVSAEFKGMPQAAVDTGAVDFVLPLDEIAAVVRGLVEPADR, via the coding sequence GTGAACGGGGACGTGGTGCAGGATGCGTCCGGGTCCGACGGGTCGGATGAGCGGTACGCGGTGGTCGCGGTGGCGGCTTCGGCCGGCGGTATCACCGCGCTGGGGGTGCTGCTGGGCGCGCTGCCGGTCGGGTTCCCCGTCCCGGTGCTGGTGGTACAGCACCTGGACCCAAGACACGAGACCGTGATCGCTCACGTGCTAGGGCGCAGCACGCAGCTGCCGGTCAAACTCGCCGAAGCAGGCGAGCTCGCCCGCCCCGGCACCATCTACGTCGCCCCTCCGAATCGGCATCTGCTGGTCGGCGCGGCGGGCCTGCTGGCGTTGTCGGACAGCGAGCTGGTCCATTTCGTGCGTCCGTCGGCGGACTTGCTGTTCGAGTCGGTGGCCGGCGCCTACGGCGCGCGGGCGATCGCCTGCGTGCTGACCGGAACCGGCAAAGACGGTTCGATGGGCGTGACCGCGGTCAAGTCCCGCGGCGGCACTGTGATCGCCGAGGACCCGGTGTCGGCGGAGTTCAAAGGCATGCCGCAGGCGGCCGTCGACACCGGTGCGGTCGACTTCGTGCTCCCCCTGGACGAGATCGCCGCGGTCGTCCGCGGTCTGGTCGAGCCGGCAGACCGTTGA